Proteins co-encoded in one Parascardovia denticolens DSM 10105 = JCM 12538 genomic window:
- a CDS encoding helix-turn-helix domain-containing protein, with amino-acid sequence MEEIQTIEMTAAQTHLHLRNNVTTNMKVAMAITNVYQKDLAKVLGITQPTLSSKLAGKTTWTLDDIERASDFFHVKPETFLVAGHGFEPWTSLNDDLASKPCPLRDSNPRHAD; translated from the coding sequence ATGGAAGAAATACAGACTATAGAGATGACTGCCGCACAAACGCATCTGCATCTAAGGAACAATGTCACAACAAATATGAAAGTGGCAATGGCAATTACAAATGTATATCAAAAAGATTTAGCAAAGGTTCTTGGGATTACTCAGCCGACGCTTTCCTCGAAGCTAGCAGGGAAAACAACATGGACGCTTGATGATATAGAAAGAGCCTCAGACTTTTTTCATGTGAAACCTGAGACTTTCCTGGTAGCGGGGCATGGATTTGAACCATGGACCTCGCTGAACGATGACCTCGCTTCCAAACCGTGCCCCCTGAGGGACTCGAACCCTCGACACGCGGATTAA
- a CDS encoding helix-turn-helix domain-containing protein yields MDLNKDSLKRKIRIFCAERNCTMSQVAKEIGISQPTLSSKLNGHTRFSANEIIGLAHLLGVTPNDLLLSDRGVE; encoded by the coding sequence ATGGATTTAAATAAAGATAGTCTCAAACGAAAAATTCGCATATTTTGTGCAGAGCGAAATTGCACGATGAGCCAGGTTGCAAAAGAGATAGGAATTTCCCAGCCGACTCTTTCGTCGAAACTTAATGGGCACACTCGTTTTTCCGCTAATGAAATCATCGGTCTTGCACATCTGCTTGGCGTCACTCCTAATGATTTATTGCTTTCGGATCGGGGGGTGGAGTGA
- a CDS encoding helix-turn-helix domain-containing protein: MSWQASSWALREAPAATPYARLVLMALADRAHPDGSRCWARVEVLAAEAHCSRRTVISCLHSLEESGAISRGDQSLACYDERGRYLAPQHRPIVWNLNMGVTLESLEEDPDVHEGPDGFDRPDAGSRGAKVARLENGGIPTVSRGAEIAPRNPRGANDCTSRGANCCTSNKEEQNINITTPLGSPQQGDADQGEGDDGCSEGLAEKAGRVGEVLAAAGVVLPAGWPDRRELRCLRALLGSYGLDTVLAVTGWAVGRSYWLPRVSSLRGLARVFEQARLEMISQRNPGPAGTVGSRPAHRHSWACEHTLAAVGASCQDDVCADGGLFARAVRAARLLNEGRDPDSVCGLLDAAQDEGRGSPASPAGLAAVPGSGCGGSPAAPAGASGGGFRSRFSRFR, translated from the coding sequence GTGAGTTGGCAGGCGAGTAGTTGGGCGTTGAGGGAGGCTCCGGCGGCGACTCCTTATGCGCGGCTTGTGTTGATGGCGTTGGCGGATCGTGCGCATCCGGATGGGTCGCGTTGTTGGGCGCGTGTGGAGGTGTTGGCCGCTGAGGCTCATTGTTCCCGGCGGACGGTGATCTCCTGTTTGCATTCGTTGGAGGAGTCGGGGGCGATCAGCCGGGGGGATCAGTCGTTGGCGTGTTATGACGAGCGCGGCCGGTATCTGGCTCCGCAGCATCGGCCGATCGTGTGGAACCTGAACATGGGGGTGACTTTGGAGTCTTTGGAAGAGGATCCCGACGTGCATGAGGGGCCGGATGGTTTCGACCGGCCGGATGCTGGTTCTAGGGGTGCAAAAGTTGCACGTCTGGAAAATGGCGGGATTCCAACGGTTTCCAGAGGTGCAGAAATTGCACCTCGGAATCCCAGAGGTGCAAATGATTGCACGTCTAGAGGTGCAAACTGTTGCACCTCTAATAAGGAAGAACAGAATATAAACATAACTACCCCCCTAGGGTCCCCCCAGCAGGGGGACGCCGACCAGGGTGAGGGTGATGACGGCTGCTCTGAGGGGCTTGCCGAAAAGGCTGGTCGTGTGGGGGAGGTGTTGGCCGCGGCGGGCGTGGTGTTGCCGGCTGGGTGGCCGGATCGTCGTGAGCTGCGTTGTCTGCGCGCTCTTCTTGGCTCGTACGGCCTGGATACGGTGCTGGCGGTGACCGGCTGGGCTGTCGGCCGGTCGTATTGGCTTCCCCGCGTCTCCTCGCTGCGTGGCTTGGCTCGGGTGTTCGAGCAGGCGCGCTTGGAGATGATCTCGCAGCGGAATCCCGGCCCGGCCGGGACGGTGGGCTCGCGGCCGGCGCATCGGCATTCGTGGGCGTGCGAGCATACGCTCGCCGCCGTGGGCGCGTCCTGTCAGGATGATGTGTGCGCTGATGGCGGGTTGTTCGCCCGGGCGGTGCGAGCGGCCCGGCTGTTGAACGAGGGGCGCGATCCGGATTCGGTTTGCGGCCTGTTGGACGCCGCCCAGGATGAGGGGAGGGGTTCTCCCGCTTCGCCTGCGGGTCTTGCTGCCGTCCCTGGCTCTGGTTGCGGGGGCTCGCCTGCCGCGCCGGCTGGTGCGTCTGGTGGTGGTTTCCGGTCCCGGTTCAGCCGGTTCCGGTGA
- a CDS encoding WhiB family transcriptional regulator gives MNGFRRTDSAGKGVFSWLGRARCRSLSRQRADELFFADGRRPDTVAHARRFCAGCPVRLECAALGVAVRAEFGVYGGVPGYARKTLLAWLHEARPEVDLASLGEVDLFRLAAGWIEEDPSVLGRSIREASRRHNSAYHRRRHATRTSVDTPPEAAEDARWVEVPSGSWQPTLF, from the coding sequence ATGAACGGTTTTCGCAGGACCGATTCCGCCGGTAAGGGTGTCTTCTCTTGGCTGGGGCGGGCGCGGTGTCGTAGCTTGTCGCGCCAGCGGGCGGATGAGCTGTTTTTCGCGGATGGTCGGCGGCCGGATACGGTGGCTCACGCCCGCCGCTTCTGCGCGGGTTGCCCGGTGAGGTTGGAGTGCGCCGCCTTGGGGGTTGCGGTGCGTGCGGAGTTCGGCGTGTACGGGGGTGTCCCCGGGTATGCGCGTAAGACGCTGTTGGCGTGGCTGCATGAGGCGCGGCCGGAGGTGGATCTGGCGTCTTTGGGCGAGGTGGATCTTTTCCGCCTGGCGGCCGGGTGGATCGAGGAGGATCCGTCGGTGTTGGGTCGTTCGATTCGGGAGGCCAGTCGGCGGCATAACAGCGCGTACCACCGGCGGCGTCACGCCACCCGTACCAGTGTGGATACGCCGCCTGAGGCGGCGGAGGACGCGCGGTGGGTGGAGGTGCCGTCCGGCTCCTGGCAGCCCACCCTGTTCTAG
- a CDS encoding LPXTG cell wall anchor domain-containing protein: MRDGDLLVERVLLLARMRAVAAAVPAAAGGPRLAQTGVDASRATLVGLILAGLAVGLLLVRRRMAAGRG, from the coding sequence ATGCGTGATGGTGATCTGCTGGTGGAGCGTGTATTGCTGCTGGCCCGCATGCGGGCGGTGGCGGCGGCCGTGCCGGCGGCGGCTGGTGGGCCTCGTTTGGCGCAGACGGGCGTGGACGCTTCGCGCGCCACGCTGGTCGGCCTCATCCTGGCCGGATTGGCTGTCGGGTTGCTGCTGGTGCGCCGCCGGATGGCGGCCGGCCGCGGCTGA
- a CDS encoding type IV secretion system protein — protein MLNPFDGLKDGLKLLLNQIGSGAGGSVTDLLTKTPAGQYPQAYRTVTSIATTAVKPVAMTVLAVVFSLEVLKASRHVEDDGTRGVRTIVSSLFKIILIYLAATNAGWLCQLITYLIQQMGTGVSKLATAVAPGGGGGVEDLGDKMLQAGKIDDSNTFQQLLAAILLIIPFIISKLAEVAVNLLVMLRFVELLILTAFGALPIAFLGFDGTKSWGEGYIREYASCAFSNVTLLIGLGVYKAVADDLFKVGDLAHLTLNQLVFQHWQALVEMSVLMIGLVLISQKASKALFGQV, from the coding sequence ATGCTGAATCCATTCGACGGGCTGAAGGATGGTCTGAAGCTGCTTTTGAACCAGATCGGCAGCGGTGCGGGCGGGAGCGTGACCGACCTGCTGACCAAGACCCCGGCGGGCCAGTATCCGCAGGCGTACAGGACGGTGACCTCGATCGCGACGACCGCGGTGAAACCGGTGGCGATGACGGTCCTGGCCGTCGTTTTCAGCCTGGAGGTCCTGAAGGCGAGCCGGCATGTGGAGGATGACGGGACTCGCGGGGTCAGGACGATCGTCTCCTCCTTGTTCAAGATCATCCTCATCTACCTGGCGGCGACTAACGCCGGCTGGCTGTGTCAGCTGATCACCTACCTGATCCAGCAGATGGGCACGGGGGTGTCCAAACTGGCCACGGCTGTCGCGCCCGGCGGCGGCGGGGGAGTGGAGGATCTGGGGGACAAGATGCTCCAAGCCGGCAAGATCGATGACTCCAACACGTTCCAGCAGCTTTTGGCGGCGATCTTGCTGATCATCCCTTTCATCATCTCCAAGCTGGCGGAGGTGGCGGTGAACCTGCTGGTGATGCTGCGTTTCGTCGAGCTGCTGATCCTCACGGCTTTCGGCGCCCTGCCGATCGCCTTCCTCGGCTTCGATGGGACGAAAAGCTGGGGTGAGGGGTACATCCGCGAGTACGCGTCCTGCGCGTTCAGCAACGTCACGCTGCTGATCGGATTGGGCGTGTATAAGGCGGTGGCCGACGACCTGTTCAAAGTGGGCGACTTGGCGCATCTCACGTTGAATCAGCTGGTCTTCCAGCATTGGCAGGCGCTGGTGGAGATGAGCGTCCTCATGATCGGCTTGGTGCTGATCAGCCAGAAGGCGTCGAAGGCCCTGTTCGGGCAAGTCTAG
- a CDS encoding PrgI family protein has product MLVMDVPTDINQVDPRQWFGYTGRQLGCLAGVGVCAVGAIVCQFTVGGQVADTVNQVVIIPIALLVFLGWFRKSGLSLEDWLSRYWQWRMVLSRRPLLCQGSIPSQRRVARRELKRVDEHAAAAPTQGAHAPDAGHP; this is encoded by the coding sequence ATGTTGGTGATGGATGTTCCCACGGACATCAATCAGGTCGATCCCAGGCAGTGGTTCGGCTATACGGGCCGGCAGCTGGGGTGCCTGGCGGGGGTGGGCGTGTGCGCCGTCGGGGCGATCGTCTGCCAGTTCACGGTGGGCGGCCAGGTGGCGGATACGGTGAACCAGGTGGTGATCATACCGATCGCGCTGCTGGTCTTCCTGGGCTGGTTCCGCAAGAGCGGCCTGTCCTTGGAGGATTGGCTCTCCCGCTATTGGCAGTGGAGGATGGTCCTGTCCCGGCGTCCCCTGCTGTGCCAGGGGAGCATCCCCTCGCAGCGGCGGGTGGCCCGCCGGGAGTTGAAGAGGGTGGATGAACACGCCGCGGCCGCACCCACGCAGGGGGCGCACGCCCCGGACGCCGGCCACCCATGA
- a CDS encoding VirB4-like conjugal transfer ATPase, CD1110 family — protein sequence MIFLDGLRPDGVAYVGDGWWSVTVMISDVNYQLATVEAQKKILNGWMGTLNMFDENTRIQVTSANRVLDGAGLSRGVRMEGRGDRLDAYRRAFNDLAGGQLKGLASSTVTDKYVTISVQEADQDRAVGRLNRLVASLRSQLAAMGCQADQLDRTGRLRVLHSMLQPGEPFTFSEEAFARAPKDMRAKDFIVPWAMDFTDKDRIKLSSMDEVWMSHVWLDSWPAQLTDTLVSDLADITASIVVTVHIRPWDRADGLERVKAKQAGVKSEYDRSVQSLARQGLTAESVPDSITERVDEMTSLLDQLRSSNQRILDTLVLVSVSASSKDELDMVISEVQRVARRLSCRMSVTRYMMPEALNAMLPLGDNRLPMRRALTTDSASILIPFTAQEIMEPHGLFYGVNERSGNPVIVNRAAHMNSNGFILGTTGSGKSQSAKAEIAQRVLDSADRVVIIDPEHEYVQLAQALGGTVVTVSADSAQHMNPLDIDLMGSDETDPVRAKVSVVLDLLGSLMGGTTGLSQLKRSMIDTAAMNVYRIARSQLNATGRYDQPTLVDLKEQIRRLYVQVDNPSPEAADLVTELEMFTTGSSSGFAHRTNVDLTGQFLVFDVSALAGEVQTFGMMVILDQIWSLVRANRDTGLRTWLYVDEFHRFFHNEYSIRSFLDIYKRARKYGLGVTGITQNIDELLSNDQARLMLSNADFLLLMNQKTTDATMLQELLELSDEQVRLMTNARSGNGLLNTNGVSLGVDNRMDQGNLLARLYSTRFGDSLPVLPTSSVKE from the coding sequence ATGATCTTCCTGGATGGTTTGCGACCGGATGGCGTCGCCTATGTGGGCGACGGCTGGTGGAGCGTGACCGTGATGATCAGTGACGTGAACTACCAGCTGGCGACGGTGGAGGCTCAGAAGAAGATCCTGAACGGGTGGATGGGCACGTTGAACATGTTCGACGAAAACACGCGTATCCAGGTGACGTCCGCGAACCGGGTTCTGGATGGGGCCGGCTTGTCGCGCGGCGTGCGCATGGAGGGGCGGGGCGACCGTTTGGACGCGTACCGGCGGGCGTTCAACGATCTGGCCGGCGGCCAGTTGAAGGGGTTGGCGTCGAGCACGGTCACTGATAAATATGTCACGATTTCCGTTCAAGAGGCGGATCAGGACAGGGCGGTGGGCCGTTTGAACCGGCTGGTCGCTTCCCTGCGGTCTCAGCTTGCCGCGATGGGCTGCCAGGCTGACCAGTTGGATAGGACGGGCCGGCTGCGGGTGTTGCATTCCATGCTGCAGCCTGGGGAGCCGTTCACGTTCAGTGAGGAGGCTTTCGCCCGGGCGCCGAAGGATATGCGGGCAAAAGATTTCATCGTGCCATGGGCGATGGATTTCACGGATAAAGACCGGATCAAGCTCTCCAGCATGGATGAGGTGTGGATGTCCCATGTCTGGCTGGATTCGTGGCCGGCGCAGCTGACGGATACGCTGGTGTCGGATTTGGCGGATATCACCGCCAGTATCGTGGTCACCGTGCATATCCGGCCGTGGGATAGGGCTGATGGCCTGGAGAGGGTGAAGGCGAAGCAGGCGGGGGTGAAGAGCGAGTATGACCGGAGCGTGCAATCCCTTGCCCGGCAGGGGCTGACTGCGGAGAGCGTGCCGGATTCGATTACGGAGCGGGTGGATGAGATGACCAGCCTGCTGGACCAGCTGCGCAGTAGTAATCAGCGGATCCTGGATACTTTGGTGTTAGTGAGTGTGAGCGCATCAAGCAAAGATGAACTTGATATGGTGATTTCCGAAGTTCAAAGAGTCGCTCGACGGCTTTCCTGCCGGATGAGCGTGACCCGGTACATGATGCCGGAGGCGTTGAACGCCATGCTGCCTTTGGGCGATAATAGGCTTCCCATGAGGCGTGCGTTGACCACGGACAGCGCGTCGATTCTCATCCCGTTCACCGCTCAGGAGATCATGGAGCCTCATGGCCTGTTCTATGGGGTGAATGAGAGGAGCGGCAATCCGGTGATCGTGAACCGGGCGGCGCATATGAATTCGAATGGGTTCATCCTGGGTACGACCGGGTCGGGCAAGTCCCAGTCGGCGAAGGCGGAGATCGCGCAGCGCGTCCTGGATTCGGCGGACCGGGTGGTGATCATCGACCCGGAGCATGAGTACGTGCAATTAGCGCAAGCTCTTGGAGGCACGGTAGTCACCGTTTCGGCGGATTCCGCCCAGCATATGAATCCTTTGGACATTGATCTTATGGGGTCGGATGAGACCGACCCGGTTCGCGCAAAAGTTTCGGTAGTGCTTGATTTACTGGGATCCCTGATGGGAGGGACGACTGGTCTCAGTCAACTTAAGCGCAGCATGATCGACACGGCGGCCATGAACGTGTACCGTATCGCCCGATCTCAGCTCAATGCGACTGGACGGTATGACCAGCCGACTCTCGTGGATTTGAAAGAGCAAATTCGTCGCCTGTACGTGCAGGTGGACAACCCATCCCCGGAAGCGGCCGACCTGGTCACCGAACTGGAGATGTTCACCACCGGCTCCTCGTCGGGTTTCGCCCACCGGACGAACGTGGACCTGACGGGCCAGTTCCTCGTGTTCGACGTGTCCGCCCTGGCCGGTGAGGTGCAGACCTTCGGCATGATGGTCATCCTGGACCAGATCTGGAGCCTGGTACGCGCCAACCGGGACACCGGGTTGCGCACCTGGCTGTACGTGGACGAGTTCCACCGCTTCTTCCATAACGAGTATTCGATCCGCAGCTTCCTGGACATCTACAAGCGGGCCCGCAAATACGGGCTGGGGGTCACCGGTATCACGCAGAACATCGACGAGCTCTTGAGCAACGATCAGGCGCGGCTCATGCTGTCGAACGCGGACTTCCTGCTGCTGATGAACCAGAAGACGACGGACGCGACCATGCTCCAGGAGCTGCTGGAACTGTCGGACGAACAGGTGAGGCTGATGACAAACGCTCGATCGGGTAATGGGCTCTTGAATACGAACGGAGTTTCCTTGGGAGTGGATAATCGGATGGATCAGGGGAACCTGCTGGCCCGCCTGTACTCGACCCGGTTCGGTGATAGCCTCCCGGTCCTTCCCACGTCGAGCGTGAAGGAGTAA
- a CDS encoding CHAP domain-containing protein: protein MPAYEPGEHLASDNLYVQASSARQAAKVTVKTVKTAAAGAATPVGKAAGGVAHGVKAAVRRVRHGKRLGPKITVKGRLQRRLYLAKRGLKAAPRKAGKRVAKAVGGSPAAYAKGVNRMSDAATRALQTSAGDETSQVASQATAQLAKTPARGVKTIRGTIRSARKARRAVKRARLAVKQVKYARTGIQAVKAVGQVVGSSLSALGMMVLPLLAGILAIVAIAGMFTSLIPSGAAACTPQQVQAASFGASSGKLEGLATSQRLGASVVDYRKMGISPTWFENDASGYQYEQCTWWVANRWKSLGLEVDHHMGNGAQWAASAKRLGYPTGTTPRLGAIVSMQGGVLGASLGPYGHVAVIEQIDKDGSVWVSESGTILFGRYHAPILSKYTKSQLDMASGRYTYIYSTRGKPAAQASSGSSDSYDSYGCQADDGQAGDTGASSKDAKAAQAYAHEQCVKRYGWGETDWTALVKLWNKESGWNYRAVNKGSGAYGIPQALPGGKMASKGADWKTNPHTQIDWGLQYIHDRYGSPSAAWKHSQQTNWY, encoded by the coding sequence ATGCCTGCTTATGAGCCGGGGGAGCATCTGGCTTCCGATAACCTGTATGTGCAGGCGTCCAGCGCCCGCCAGGCCGCCAAGGTGACCGTGAAAACCGTGAAGACGGCCGCCGCCGGAGCCGCCACCCCGGTGGGCAAGGCGGCGGGCGGCGTGGCGCATGGGGTGAAAGCCGCCGTCAGGCGGGTACGCCATGGCAAACGCCTGGGGCCGAAGATCACGGTGAAAGGCCGGTTGCAACGCCGCCTGTACCTGGCCAAACGCGGGTTGAAGGCCGCGCCCAGGAAGGCGGGCAAACGGGTGGCGAAAGCGGTGGGCGGTTCCCCCGCCGCCTACGCGAAGGGCGTGAACCGCATGTCCGACGCGGCGACGCGGGCGCTGCAGACCTCGGCCGGCGACGAGACCAGCCAGGTCGCCAGCCAGGCGACCGCCCAGCTGGCGAAGACCCCCGCCCGCGGGGTGAAGACCATCCGCGGCACCATACGCAGCGCGAGGAAGGCTCGTCGGGCGGTGAAAAGGGCGCGGCTGGCCGTCAAACAGGTCAAATACGCGCGCACCGGCATACAAGCGGTGAAGGCCGTCGGCCAGGTGGTCGGCAGCTCCCTGTCCGCCCTCGGCATGATGGTCCTGCCCCTTTTGGCCGGCATCCTGGCCATCGTGGCCATCGCCGGCATGTTCACCAGCCTGATCCCCTCCGGCGCGGCCGCCTGCACGCCGCAGCAGGTGCAGGCCGCCAGCTTCGGCGCTTCCAGCGGGAAGCTGGAAGGGTTGGCCACCAGCCAGCGGCTTGGAGCGAGTGTCGTGGACTACCGGAAGATGGGGATCAGCCCCACCTGGTTCGAGAATGATGCGAGCGGCTACCAGTATGAGCAGTGCACCTGGTGGGTGGCCAACCGGTGGAAGAGCCTCGGCCTTGAGGTGGACCATCATATGGGCAACGGGGCGCAATGGGCCGCCTCGGCCAAACGCCTGGGCTACCCGACGGGGACCACCCCCCGGCTGGGGGCGATCGTCAGCATGCAAGGCGGCGTGCTGGGCGCGTCCCTCGGCCCCTACGGGCATGTGGCGGTCATCGAGCAAATCGACAAGGACGGCAGCGTCTGGGTGAGTGAGTCCGGCACCATCCTGTTCGGCCGGTATCACGCGCCGATCCTGAGCAAATACACCAAGAGCCAGCTGGACATGGCCTCCGGACGCTACACGTACATCTACTCCACCCGGGGCAAGCCCGCCGCCCAGGCGTCCTCCGGAAGCAGCGACTCCTACGATTCCTACGGCTGCCAGGCGGATGATGGCCAGGCGGGCGACACAGGAGCGTCCAGCAAGGACGCGAAGGCCGCCCAGGCGTACGCGCACGAGCAATGCGTGAAACGGTATGGGTGGGGCGAGACGGACTGGACGGCGCTGGTCAAACTGTGGAACAAGGAATCCGGCTGGAACTATCGGGCGGTGAACAAGGGCAGTGGCGCGTATGGCATCCCCCAGGCCCTGCCCGGCGGTAAGATGGCCAGTAAGGGGGCCGATTGGAAGACCAACCCCCACACGCAGATCGACTGGGGCCTGCAGTACATCCACGACCGGTACGGGTCGCCGTCCGCCGCGTGGAAGCACAGTCAACAAACCAACTGGTACTAA
- a CDS encoding Fic family protein, which translates to MLTTKQITGLLYSMGHTFDNLASTYIATEEFLTTHNPHVIGSRGDLALLQDLQAASRCMLHYDYSHGLTLDYLKDINASMTRTAALDPGALRKRSNIMVHTMKGDYIPPIPDENTITKLLEDATRSPGNLLDAARLFAQLAKIQPFGDGNKRTALLAANGLLIMRHQPHVLTVPVTDPEKQEFNTKLSAWYLDDDPQVIDLLASYNTRLRGLDRQGHPIPTRSQRSR; encoded by the coding sequence ATGCTCACCACCAAACAGATAACCGGATTGCTCTATTCGATGGGACACACATTCGACAACCTCGCATCCACCTACATCGCCACCGAGGAATTCCTCACCACCCACAACCCCCACGTCATCGGCTCCCGAGGCGACCTCGCCCTCCTGCAAGACCTCCAAGCCGCCTCCCGATGCATGCTCCACTATGACTACTCCCACGGGCTCACCCTCGACTACCTGAAAGACATCAACGCCAGCATGACACGCACCGCCGCCCTCGACCCAGGCGCGCTGCGCAAAAGATCCAACATCATGGTACACACCATGAAAGGCGACTACATCCCACCCATACCAGACGAGAACACCATCACGAAACTGCTGGAGGACGCCACCCGCAGCCCAGGCAACCTGCTCGACGCGGCCAGACTGTTCGCCCAGCTGGCGAAAATACAACCCTTCGGCGACGGCAACAAGCGCACAGCACTCCTCGCGGCCAACGGCCTGCTCATCATGCGCCACCAGCCACACGTCCTCACCGTCCCCGTCACCGACCCCGAAAAACAAGAATTCAACACGAAACTAAGCGCCTGGTACCTGGACGACGACCCGCAGGTCATCGACCTCCTCGCCTCCTACAACACGCGCCTGCGCGGCCTCGACCGCCAAGGACACCCCATCCCCACACGCTCCCAACGCTCACGATGA
- a CDS encoding VirD4-like conjugal transfer protein, CD1115 family: protein MTSSKKHPLAWIIPPLIAAWAGDIISRPVRQTWQASHDPARSLNASLDAWKNPRPSLNRIDLTAALIAATLILLTLLYQWAGRQTRRDGEEHGSAAWADPKDMTPYTDKDPGKTLLMTATQRLSLDTHKTHRNLNVLVTGASGSGKTRGYVLPNLTNLARHHTPISLAITDPKGEIRARTATMMRQVGWQVKTFNLIDMASSDHFNPLDYMNPDDPEGDIMRLADNILTNTGKNKTSGDFWDKAARSLLTSLLAYTYFSAEPADRSLNNVTSMLSRMRASENDPDQASPIDDLMNETNEWIDDAHQAGEDYDEEARRALDGLAFACSQYRTYSQGPAETRASIITTLANQTAGLMTHRIQDILSDDTMRLDTVGDKPTVIYIIISDTNQTFTYLAAIFYQCLFTSATYRADHNPTGSLTIPLHCMLDEFANIGKIPGFPTLISTMRSRGISVSVILQTISQIKALYKDDWETIAANCDSKLFLGGNDLTTTKWYSEILGSQTITTRSTTENRGTNGSYSIQQSSQKRELLTPDELGRLDNTTSIYILRGLKPFHSKKLD from the coding sequence ATGACAAGCAGCAAAAAACATCCCCTGGCATGGATCATCCCGCCCCTGATCGCCGCCTGGGCCGGCGACATCATCAGCCGGCCGGTGAGACAAACCTGGCAGGCCAGCCACGACCCCGCCCGCAGCCTCAACGCCAGCCTGGACGCCTGGAAGAACCCCCGGCCCAGCCTCAACCGCATCGACCTGACCGCCGCCCTGATCGCCGCCACCCTCATCCTGCTCACCCTCCTGTACCAGTGGGCCGGACGGCAGACCCGCCGCGACGGGGAGGAACACGGATCCGCAGCCTGGGCCGACCCCAAAGACATGACCCCCTACACGGACAAGGACCCCGGCAAAACCCTGCTCATGACAGCCACGCAACGGCTCAGCCTGGACACGCACAAAACCCACCGCAACCTCAACGTGCTCGTCACCGGCGCATCCGGAAGCGGCAAAACCAGAGGCTACGTCCTACCCAACCTCACCAACCTCGCCCGCCACCACACGCCCATCAGCCTGGCCATCACCGACCCCAAAGGCGAAATACGCGCCCGCACCGCCACCATGATGCGCCAAGTCGGATGGCAGGTGAAAACCTTCAACCTCATCGACATGGCCTCCTCCGACCACTTCAACCCCCTGGACTACATGAACCCCGACGACCCGGAAGGCGACATCATGCGCCTGGCCGACAACATCCTCACCAACACCGGGAAAAACAAAACCAGCGGCGACTTCTGGGACAAAGCCGCCCGCAGCCTGCTCACCAGCCTGCTCGCCTACACCTACTTCAGCGCCGAACCAGCCGACCGCAGCCTCAACAACGTCACCAGCATGCTCAGCCGGATGCGCGCCTCGGAAAACGACCCCGACCAGGCCAGCCCCATCGACGACCTCATGAACGAAACAAACGAATGGATCGACGACGCCCACCAAGCCGGAGAGGACTACGACGAGGAAGCCCGCCGAGCCCTCGACGGCCTCGCCTTCGCCTGCTCCCAATACCGCACCTACAGCCAAGGCCCCGCCGAGACCAGGGCAAGCATCATCACCACCCTGGCCAACCAGACGGCAGGACTGATGACCCACCGCATCCAGGACATCCTCTCCGACGACACCATGCGCCTCGACACCGTAGGGGACAAGCCCACCGTCATCTACATCATCATCAGCGACACCAACCAGACCTTCACCTACCTGGCCGCCATCTTCTACCAATGCCTGTTCACCTCGGCCACCTACCGCGCCGACCACAACCCCACCGGAAGCCTGACCATCCCCCTGCACTGCATGCTCGACGAATTCGCCAACATCGGCAAAATCCCCGGATTCCCCACCCTCATCAGCACCATGCGAAGCCGCGGCATCAGCGTCAGCGTCATCCTCCAGACCATCAGCCAGATCAAAGCCCTCTACAAGGACGACTGGGAGACCATCGCCGCCAACTGCGACAGCAAACTCTTCCTCGGAGGCAACGACCTGACCACCACCAAATGGTACAGCGAAATCCTCGGCAGCCAAACAATCACCACACGCAGCACCACGGAAAACCGAGGAACCAACGGCTCCTACAGCATCCAACAATCAAGCCAGAAAAGGGAACTCCTCACCCCCGACGAACTCGGCCGCCTCGACAACACCACCAGCATCTACATCCTACGAGGATTGAAACCCTTCCACAGCAAAAAACTCGACTAA
- a CDS encoding single-stranded DNA-binding protein — translation MDNPPHAGDAVWLDGNLTGPPRQYTPTAGGAVYYLTIACHTSRQDQADQVIYVEAKATRKTAAWVASQSWRPGQDVIIKGVITTPATTSLDGREENMKIRILNMATHTSRQDGHQ, via the coding sequence ATGGACAACCCACCGCACGCGGGGGACGCCGTCTGGCTGGACGGCAACCTCACCGGCCCGCCACGCCAATACACGCCCACGGCGGGCGGCGCCGTCTACTACCTGACCATCGCCTGCCACACCAGCCGGCAAGACCAGGCGGACCAGGTCATCTACGTGGAGGCGAAAGCCACCCGGAAGACCGCCGCCTGGGTCGCCAGCCAATCCTGGAGACCCGGTCAGGACGTGATCATCAAAGGCGTCATCACCACGCCCGCCACCACCAGCCTGGACGGACGGGAGGAGAACATGAAGATCCGCATCCTCAACATGGCCACCCACACCAGCAGACAGGACGGCCATCAATGA